In Lates calcarifer isolate ASB-BC8 linkage group LG4, TLL_Latcal_v3, whole genome shotgun sequence, a genomic segment contains:
- the LOC108884213 gene encoding alpha-amylase isoform X1 has protein sequence MKLLILVALFGLSLAQHNPHTKHGRTAIVHLFEWRWADIAAECERFLGPNGFGGVQISPPNEHIVINNPWRPWWQRYQPISYNLCSRSGSENELRDMITRCNNVGVNIYVDAVINHMCGAGGGEGTHSSCGSWFSAGRKDFPSVPFTHWDFNDHKCRTGSGNIENYGDANQVRDCRLVGLLDLALEKDYVRGKVAGFMNKLIDMGVAGFRVDACKHMWPGDLAAIYGRLHNLNTKWFPGGSRPFIFQEVIDLGGEPITSREYFHLGRVTEFKYGARLGTIFRKWNGEKLSYTKNWGEGWGFMPNGNALVFVDNHDNQRGHGAGGASIVTFWDARLYKMAVGYMLAHPYGVTRVMSSFRWNRHIVNGKDQNDWMGPPSHGDGSTKSVPINPDQTCGDGWVCEHRWRQIKNMVAFRNVVNGQPHSNWWDNRSNQVAFGRGNRGFIIFNNDDWDLDVTLNTGMPGGTYCDVISGQKEGHRCTGKQIHVGGDGRAHFRISNRDEDPFVAIHAESKL, from the exons TGGTGGAGTTCAG ATCTCCCCTCCAAATGAGCACATTGTGATTAACAATCCTTGGAGGCCCTGGTGGCAGAGATACCAGCCAATCAGCTACAACCTGTGCTCCAGATCTGGCAGCGAGAACGAGCTGAGAGACATGATCACCAGATGCAACAATGTTGGG GTCAACATCTATGTGGACGCTGTCATCAACCACATGTGTGGAGCTGGGGGTGGAGAGGGAACCCACTCCTCATGTGGAAGCTGGTTTAGTGCTGGCAGAAAGGACTTCCCCAGTGTCCCATTTACCCACTGGGACTTCAATGACCACAAATGCAGGACTGGAAGTGGCAATATTGAGAACTATGGTGATGCCAATCAG GTTCGTGACTGCCGTCTGGTTGGTCTGCTGGACCTTGCCTTGGAGAAAGATTACGTTAGGGGCAAGGTGGCAGGCTTCATGAACAAGCTGATTGACATGGGTGTGGCTGGATTCAGAGTGGATGCCTGCAAGCACATGTGGCCCGGCGACCTGGCTGCTATCTATGGCCGTCTGCACAATCTCAACACCAAATGGTTCCCTGGTGGCTCCAGACCCTTCATCTTCCAGGAG GTTATTGATCTTGGTGGTGAGCCCATTACATCTAGAGAGTACTTCCATCTGGGAAGGGTAACTGAGTTCAAATATGGTGCCAGACTGGGAACTATCTTCAGGAAGTGGAACGGCGAGAAGCTGTCTTACACCAA AAACTGGGGAGAGGGTTGGGGTTTCATGCCCAATGGCAATGCTCTCGTCTTCGTTGACAACCACGACAACCAGAGGGGCCATGGTGCTGGTGGTGCGTCCATTGTTACCTTCTGGGACGCCAGGCTCTACAAGATGGCCGTTGGCTACATGCTGGCACACCCTTACGGAGTAACCAGGGTGATGTCTAGCTTCCGCTGGAACCGCCACATTGTGAACGGAAAG GATCAGAATGACTGGATGGGCCCTCCAAGCCATGGTGATGGATCCACCAAGTCTGTTCCCATCAACCCTGACCAGACTTGTGGAGATGGATGGGTGTGTGAGCACAGATGGCGTCAGATCAA GAACATGGTCGCTTTCCGTAATGTGGTCAATGGACAGCCTCACTCCAACTGGTGGGACAACAGGAGCAACCAGGTTGCATTTGGACGTGGTAATCGTGGTTTCATCATCTTCAACAATGATGACTG GGACCTGGATGTGACCCTGAACACTGGCATGCCCGGTGGCACCTACTGTGACGTCATCTCTGGCCAGAAGGAGGGACACAGGTGCACTGGGAAGCAGATCCATGTTGGAGGTGATGGCCGTGCCCACTTCAGGATCAGCAACAGAGACGAGGACCCCTTCGTTGCTATCCATGCCGAATCCAAGCTGTAA
- the LOC108884213 gene encoding alpha-amylase isoform X2, which produces MIQISPPNEHIVINNPWRPWWQRYQPISYNLCSRSGSENELRDMITRCNNVGVNIYVDAVINHMCGAGGGEGTHSSCGSWFSAGRKDFPSVPFTHWDFNDHKCRTGSGNIENYGDANQVRDCRLVGLLDLALEKDYVRGKVAGFMNKLIDMGVAGFRVDACKHMWPGDLAAIYGRLHNLNTKWFPGGSRPFIFQEVIDLGGEPITSREYFHLGRVTEFKYGARLGTIFRKWNGEKLSYTKNWGEGWGFMPNGNALVFVDNHDNQRGHGAGGASIVTFWDARLYKMAVGYMLAHPYGVTRVMSSFRWNRHIVNGKDQNDWMGPPSHGDGSTKSVPINPDQTCGDGWVCEHRWRQIKNMVAFRNVVNGQPHSNWWDNRSNQVAFGRGNRGFIIFNNDDWDLDVTLNTGMPGGTYCDVISGQKEGHRCTGKQIHVGGDGRAHFRISNRDEDPFVAIHAESKL; this is translated from the exons ATCTCCCCTCCAAATGAGCACATTGTGATTAACAATCCTTGGAGGCCCTGGTGGCAGAGATACCAGCCAATCAGCTACAACCTGTGCTCCAGATCTGGCAGCGAGAACGAGCTGAGAGACATGATCACCAGATGCAACAATGTTGGG GTCAACATCTATGTGGACGCTGTCATCAACCACATGTGTGGAGCTGGGGGTGGAGAGGGAACCCACTCCTCATGTGGAAGCTGGTTTAGTGCTGGCAGAAAGGACTTCCCCAGTGTCCCATTTACCCACTGGGACTTCAATGACCACAAATGCAGGACTGGAAGTGGCAATATTGAGAACTATGGTGATGCCAATCAG GTTCGTGACTGCCGTCTGGTTGGTCTGCTGGACCTTGCCTTGGAGAAAGATTACGTTAGGGGCAAGGTGGCAGGCTTCATGAACAAGCTGATTGACATGGGTGTGGCTGGATTCAGAGTGGATGCCTGCAAGCACATGTGGCCCGGCGACCTGGCTGCTATCTATGGCCGTCTGCACAATCTCAACACCAAATGGTTCCCTGGTGGCTCCAGACCCTTCATCTTCCAGGAG GTTATTGATCTTGGTGGTGAGCCCATTACATCTAGAGAGTACTTCCATCTGGGAAGGGTAACTGAGTTCAAATATGGTGCCAGACTGGGAACTATCTTCAGGAAGTGGAACGGCGAGAAGCTGTCTTACACCAA AAACTGGGGAGAGGGTTGGGGTTTCATGCCCAATGGCAATGCTCTCGTCTTCGTTGACAACCACGACAACCAGAGGGGCCATGGTGCTGGTGGTGCGTCCATTGTTACCTTCTGGGACGCCAGGCTCTACAAGATGGCCGTTGGCTACATGCTGGCACACCCTTACGGAGTAACCAGGGTGATGTCTAGCTTCCGCTGGAACCGCCACATTGTGAACGGAAAG GATCAGAATGACTGGATGGGCCCTCCAAGCCATGGTGATGGATCCACCAAGTCTGTTCCCATCAACCCTGACCAGACTTGTGGAGATGGATGGGTGTGTGAGCACAGATGGCGTCAGATCAA GAACATGGTCGCTTTCCGTAATGTGGTCAATGGACAGCCTCACTCCAACTGGTGGGACAACAGGAGCAACCAGGTTGCATTTGGACGTGGTAATCGTGGTTTCATCATCTTCAACAATGATGACTG GGACCTGGATGTGACCCTGAACACTGGCATGCCCGGTGGCACCTACTGTGACGTCATCTCTGGCCAGAAGGAGGGACACAGGTGCACTGGGAAGCAGATCCATGTTGGAGGTGATGGCCGTGCCCACTTCAGGATCAGCAACAGAGACGAGGACCCCTTCGTTGCTATCCATGCCGAATCCAAGCTGTAA
- the LOC108884212 gene encoding alpha-amylase has protein sequence MKLLILVALFGLSLAQHNPHIRYGRTTIVQLFEWRWADIAAECERFLGPNGFGGVQISPPSEHIVLNSPWRPWWQRYQPISYNLCSRSGSENELRNMITRCNNVGVNIYVDAVINHMCGAGGGEGTHSSCGSWFNAGKRDFPSVPYSAWDFNDHKCRTGSGDIENYGDAYQVRDCRLVSLLDLALEKDYVRGKVAEYMNKLVDMGVAGFRVDACKHMWPGDLAVVYGRLRNLSTKWFPAGSRPFIYQEVIDLGGEPISSREYVHLGRVTEFKYGAKLGTVFRRWHGEKLCYTRNWGEGWGFMADRDALVFIDNHDNQRGHGAGGASIISFWDSRLHKMAVGYMLAHPYGVARVMSSYRWDRHFVNGKDQNDWVGPPSHADGSTKSVPINPDQTCGDGWVCEHRWRQIKNMVIFRNVVNGQPHSNWWDNQSNQVAFGRGNRGFIVFNNDDWDLDVTLNTGMPGGTYCDVISGQKEGNRCTGKQIHVGGDGRAHFRISNRDEDPFVAIHAESKL, from the exons ATGAAGTTGTTGATTCTGGTGGCTCTGTTTGGGCTCAGCCTCGCCCAGCACAACCCTCACATCAGGTACGGAAGGACAACCATTGTCCAACTGTTTGAATGGCGCTGGGCCGACATCGCTGCTGAGTGTGAGCGCTTTTTGGGTCCCAATGGCTTTGGTGGAGTTCAG ATCTCCCCTCCAAGTGAGCACATTGTGCTGAACAGTCCCTGGAGGCCCTGGTGGCAGAGATACCAGCCAATCAGCTACAACCTGTGCTCCAGATCTGGCAGTGAGAACGAGCTGAGAAACATGATCACCAGATGCAACAATGTCGGG GTCAACATCTATGTGGATGCTGTCATCAACCACATGTGTGGAGCTGGGGGTGGAGAGGGAACCCACTCCTCATGTGGAAGCTGGTTCAATGCAGGCAAAAGGGACTTCCCCAGTGTCCCCTATTCTGCCTGGGACTTCAATGATCACAAATGCAGGACTGGTAGTGGTGACATTGAGAATTATGGTGATGCCTATCAG GTTCGTGACTGCCGTCTGGTCAGTCTGTTGGACCTCGCCCTGGAGAAAGATTACGTTAGGGGCAAGGTGGCAGAATACATGAACAAGCTGGTTGACATGGGTGTGGCTGGATTCAGAGTGGATGCCTGCAAGCACATGTGGCCTGGCGACCTGGCAGTTGTCTATGGTCGCCTGCGCAACCTCAGCACCAAGTGGTTCCCTGCTGGCTCCAGACCCTTTATCTACCAAGAG GTTATTGATCTGGGAGGTGAGCCCATCTCATCCAGAGAGTACGTCCATCTGGGAAGGGTAACTGAGTTCAAATATGGTGCCAAACTGGGAACTGTCTTCAGAAGATGGCATGGTGAGAAACTGTGTTACACCAG GAATTGGGGAGAGGGTTGGGGTTTCATGGCCGACCGTGATGCTCTTGTCTTCATTGATAACCATGACAACCAGAGGGGCCACGGTGCTGGTGGTGCATCAATTATTTCCTTCTGGGACTCCAGGCTTCACAAGATGGCCGTTGGCTACATGCTGGCCCACCCTTATGGAGTAGCCAGGGTGATGTCTAGCTACCGCTGGGACCGCCACTTTGTGAATGGAAAG GATCAGAATGACTGGGTGGGTCCTCCCAGCCATGCTGACGGATCCACCAAGTCTGTTCCCATCAACCCTGACCAGACTTGTGGAGATGGATGGGTGTGTGAGCACAGATGGCGTCAGATCAA GAACATGGTCATTTTCCGTAACGTGGTTAACGGACAGCCTCACTCCAACTGGTGGGACAACCAGAGCAACCAGGTTGCCTTTGGACGTGGTAATCGTGGCTTCATCGTCTTCAACAATGATGACTG GGACCTGGATGTGACCCTGAACACTGGCATGCCCGGTGGCACCTACTGTGACGTTATCTCTGGCCAGAAGGAAGGAAACAGATGCACTGGGAAGCAGATCCACGTTGGAGGTGATGGTCGTGCCCACTTCAGGATCAGCAACAGAGATGAGGACCCCTTTGTTGCTATCCATGCCGAATCCAAGTTGTAA